In one Mesorhizobium australicum genomic region, the following are encoded:
- a CDS encoding ATP-binding protein, which translates to MTSLRTRIAILLILAIVSVVGLATFAASRALRPPLPQATMEPLARQLHVLARLAQADRQAALAAGLVLQAAPATGREEMGMTRFLNRALERTGTARKAVITRSPDTPVLTASVDLGNGEWLVSDVPDMRPPPGGWKIMAGWIALIVAGSTAVSLFAASKITRPLELLEGAASRVDSDGLLAHIPEEGAGEIRATARALNQLSGRLKSAMESRMRLVAAAGHDLRTPMTRMRLRAEFIADEEEREKWLADLEELDAIADSAISLVREEVGEHGSEPLKLGYLVRGLAEELRDLGYNVSDPPLASLPVAARPIALKRAIRNLIINAATHGGGARIELQARDGLAVVTILDEGPGIPQDLIGQVFEPFFRVDMARRKTLPGAGLGLVIAKEIIERFGGTIAIANREPRGLIQTITLPLANVG; encoded by the coding sequence ATGACGTCTCTGCGTACAAGGATCGCCATTCTTCTCATCCTGGCGATCGTCAGCGTGGTCGGGCTTGCGACCTTCGCGGCGAGCCGGGCTCTCCGGCCGCCTTTGCCGCAAGCCACGATGGAGCCGCTCGCGCGACAGCTTCACGTGCTCGCCAGGCTGGCGCAGGCGGATCGCCAGGCTGCGCTCGCCGCCGGCCTCGTCCTCCAGGCCGCGCCGGCCACGGGGCGGGAGGAGATGGGCATGACGCGTTTCCTCAACCGGGCACTCGAAAGGACCGGGACGGCGCGTAAGGCCGTCATCACGCGTTCGCCGGACACCCCGGTCCTCACCGCCTCCGTCGATCTCGGCAACGGCGAGTGGCTGGTCTCCGACGTGCCCGACATGCGTCCGCCGCCAGGCGGCTGGAAAATCATGGCCGGCTGGATCGCGCTGATCGTGGCGGGAAGCACTGCGGTCTCTCTGTTCGCCGCCTCGAAGATCACCCGGCCGCTCGAACTGCTCGAAGGCGCAGCCAGCCGCGTCGATTCCGACGGCTTGCTGGCGCATATCCCCGAGGAGGGCGCTGGCGAGATCCGCGCCACCGCCAGGGCGCTCAACCAGCTCTCCGGCAGGCTGAAATCGGCGATGGAGAGCCGCATGCGGCTGGTCGCCGCCGCCGGCCACGACCTGCGCACGCCGATGACCCGCATGCGACTGCGGGCCGAATTCATCGCCGACGAGGAGGAGCGCGAAAAGTGGCTCGCCGATCTGGAGGAGCTCGACGCCATCGCCGACAGCGCCATCAGCCTCGTGCGCGAGGAGGTTGGAGAGCACGGGTCGGAACCGCTGAAGCTCGGTTATCTGGTCCGCGGCCTGGCGGAGGAACTGCGCGACCTCGGCTACAATGTCTCCGATCCGCCCCTGGCATCACTGCCGGTCGCGGCGCGGCCGATCGCGCTCAAGCGGGCGATCCGCAACCTGATCATCAACGCGGCGACCCATGGCGGCGGCGCCAGGATCGAGCTGCAGGCCCGGGACGGGCTGGCGGTGGTCACCATCCTCGACGAAGGTCCCGGAATTCCGCAGGACCTGATCGGTCAAGTGTTCGAACCCTTCTTCCGCGTCGACATGGCCAGGCGCAAGACATTGCCCGGCGCGGGCCTCGGCTTGGTGATCGCGAAGGAGATCATCGAGCGTTTCGGCGGCACGATCGCGATTGCCAACCGCGAACCGCGCGGCCTCATCCAGACGATCACGCTGCCGCTGGCGAATGTCGGCTGA
- a CDS encoding efflux RND transporter periplasmic adaptor subunit produces the protein MRSSLAVFILVMFAVAGCSGEQGGPQMPPGASGPVEVGVVALASRSVPRSIELPGRVVAYATAEVRPQVDGIVRKIVFAEAGKVEAGAALYELDDRKFQAAVAAAAAALKKSEAATAAAQVTFDRNEKLAATNAISAQTLDDARSTLLQAQADEEVAKAELDTARINLDDATIRAPIDGVIGVSTVSVGSLVTANQTDALATIRQVDPIHVDLVDSSTNMLRIRDEVSTGRLGREQGVVPAVTLTLENGREYAAKGELKLAEMVVSQTSGTFSLRATFPNAERVLMPGMFVRASVDLGSMPNAFLVPQRAVQRNDSGEATLFVASQDGKAELKTVTTSGSIGNDWVVVDGVSSGDRLIVDGFQKISDGTSITPVEVTIDENGVVKQTISSAAGNDGEPKP, from the coding sequence ATGAGAAGCTCTCTTGCCGTATTCATCCTCGTCATGTTTGCCGTCGCGGGCTGCAGCGGCGAGCAAGGCGGACCGCAGATGCCGCCCGGAGCGTCAGGGCCCGTCGAAGTCGGTGTCGTCGCGCTTGCGAGCCGCTCCGTCCCGCGCAGCATCGAGCTTCCCGGCCGGGTCGTCGCCTATGCCACTGCGGAGGTCCGCCCGCAGGTCGACGGCATTGTCCGCAAGATCGTCTTCGCCGAGGCCGGCAAGGTCGAGGCTGGGGCCGCGCTCTACGAACTCGACGACCGGAAGTTCCAGGCGGCCGTCGCAGCGGCCGCGGCCGCGCTGAAGAAGTCCGAGGCCGCGACGGCCGCAGCGCAGGTGACCTTCGACAGGAACGAGAAGCTCGCCGCGACGAACGCCATCAGCGCGCAGACGCTGGACGATGCCCGCTCCACTCTGCTGCAGGCCCAGGCCGACGAAGAGGTCGCCAAGGCGGAACTGGATACTGCCCGCATCAACCTCGACGACGCGACCATCCGCGCCCCGATCGACGGCGTGATCGGCGTTTCGACCGTCAGCGTCGGCTCGCTGGTGACGGCCAACCAGACTGATGCGCTGGCGACCATCCGCCAGGTCGATCCGATCCATGTCGACCTGGTCGACTCCAGCACCAACATGCTGCGCATCCGCGACGAGGTATCGACGGGCCGGCTCGGCCGCGAGCAGGGCGTCGTCCCCGCCGTCACCCTCACGCTCGAGAACGGCCGGGAATATGCGGCCAAGGGGGAGCTCAAGCTCGCCGAGATGGTGGTCAGCCAGACCAGCGGCACCTTCTCGCTGCGCGCTACCTTCCCGAACGCCGAGCGGGTGCTGATGCCCGGCATGTTCGTGCGCGCCTCGGTCGACCTCGGCTCGATGCCGAACGCCTTCCTAGTGCCGCAGCGCGCCGTGCAGCGCAACGATTCAGGCGAGGCAACGCTGTTCGTCGCCTCCCAGGACGGCAAGGCGGAACTGAAGACGGTCACGACCAGCGGCTCGATCGGCAATGACTGGGTCGTGGTCGACGGCGTCAGCAGCGGCGACAGGCTGATCGTCGACGGCTTCCAGAAGATATCGGACGGAACGTCGATAACGCCGGTCGAGGTGACGATCGACGAAAACGGCGTCGTCAAGCAGACCATCTCGTCCGCCGCCGGCAATGACGGGGAGCCGAAGCCATGA
- a CDS encoding efflux transporter outer membrane subunit has translation MARAWRQAAASRTTQGIASVSPTGRVKWRRTVSAILLLTPLISGCVVGPDYQKPLLALPSAWSGSKKAAPARPPELALWWQRLNDPLLNGLVEEAVAGNLDVASSKAKIREARASYRQNVGTLFPSASGSGSATRNKSASSSSGSSESYSQFQAGFDASWEIDLFGANRRAVEAARYGMDAAEEELRATLLTLVGDVASNYVELRGYQARLALARRTAASQNETAALTRTKLEAGAVSAVDVANASGQAASTEATIPELEAAYATTIHRLSVLTGRPPAALTERLDKYASIPRPKLPIPTGVPADVLLARPDVRLAERQYAQATANIGQAEAARYPSVSLTGSIATSGLKIGDLGKSSSVSWSFGPTLTVPIFNAGQLAAAVDMARAQRDQYFIAYRASVLTALEDVENAIVALAQERIRNGKLASSAERYREAATLTRSLYKAGSASFLDLLTVERSLYSAEDSFIQSKVSIAADYIALNKALGGGWDGTIDISKPEVVDSRTGPHLAASAD, from the coding sequence ATGGCGCGGGCGTGGCGGCAAGCTGCAGCAAGCCGAACAACACAAGGGATAGCCAGCGTGAGTCCGACGGGTAGAGTGAAGTGGCGGAGAACGGTATCCGCAATCCTGCTGCTGACGCCGCTGATCAGCGGCTGCGTGGTCGGCCCCGACTACCAGAAGCCGCTTCTCGCCCTGCCTTCGGCATGGAGCGGTTCGAAGAAGGCCGCGCCGGCCCGGCCGCCCGAGCTGGCCCTGTGGTGGCAGCGGCTCAACGATCCGCTCCTGAACGGGCTCGTCGAAGAAGCTGTGGCGGGCAATCTCGATGTCGCCTCGTCGAAAGCGAAGATCCGCGAGGCACGCGCCAGCTACCGGCAGAACGTCGGCACCCTGTTCCCGTCGGCGAGCGGGTCCGGCAGCGCCACCCGCAACAAGAGCGCATCCTCGTCGTCGGGCTCGAGCGAGAGCTACAGCCAGTTCCAGGCAGGCTTCGACGCAAGCTGGGAGATCGATCTCTTCGGCGCGAACCGCCGCGCGGTCGAGGCGGCCCGCTACGGCATGGACGCAGCAGAAGAAGAGCTTCGCGCCACCTTGCTCACCCTGGTCGGCGACGTCGCCTCGAACTATGTCGAGTTGCGCGGCTACCAGGCGCGTCTTGCGCTCGCCCGGCGCACCGCCGCCTCGCAGAACGAGACCGCCGCCCTCACCCGCACGAAGCTCGAGGCGGGCGCGGTTTCGGCCGTCGACGTCGCCAATGCATCGGGCCAGGCCGCCAGCACCGAGGCGACCATCCCCGAACTCGAGGCCGCCTATGCGACGACGATCCATCGGCTCTCCGTGCTGACGGGCCGCCCGCCGGCGGCGTTGACCGAACGGCTCGACAAGTATGCATCCATCCCGCGGCCCAAGCTGCCCATCCCGACCGGCGTTCCCGCGGACGTGCTGCTGGCGCGGCCCGATGTCCGGCTCGCCGAACGCCAGTACGCACAGGCGACGGCCAACATCGGCCAGGCGGAGGCCGCGCGCTATCCGAGCGTCAGCCTGACCGGCAGCATCGCGACATCGGGCCTCAAGATCGGCGATCTCGGCAAGAGCTCATCCGTCAGTTGGTCGTTCGGGCCGACCCTGACGGTCCCCATCTTCAACGCCGGACAGCTCGCGGCCGCAGTGGACATGGCTCGGGCGCAGCGCGACCAGTATTTCATCGCCTATCGCGCCTCGGTGCTGACGGCACTGGAAGACGTGGAGAACGCAATCGTCGCGCTGGCGCAGGAGCGCATCCGCAACGGCAAGCTCGCCTCATCGGCCGAGCGCTACCGCGAGGCGGCGACGCTAACACGCAGCCTCTACAAGGCCGGCTCGGCGAGCTTCCTCGACCTGCTCACCGTCGAGCGCTCGCTCTACTCGGCCGAGGACTCGTTCATCCAGAGCAAGGTGTCGATCGCCGCCGACTACATCGCGCTCAACAAGGCACTGGGCGGAGGCTGGGACGGCACTATCGACATCTCAAAGCCGGAGGTGGTGGACAGCAGGACCGGACCGCATCTCGCAGCCTCAGCGGACTGA
- a CDS encoding RcnB family protein, with the protein MNRLVAVSIAALMALAPMAGAAQAQSHPAKDQKKIEQASPKPKAGKQHWKKGGKYSGKGSRVSNYRQHDLKAPPKGHRWVRDGNDFLLVAVGTGVIASIVNGR; encoded by the coding sequence ATGAACAGGCTCGTTGCCGTTTCGATCGCGGCGCTCATGGCGTTGGCGCCGATGGCCGGCGCCGCACAGGCGCAAAGCCATCCGGCGAAAGACCAGAAGAAGATCGAACAGGCTTCGCCAAAACCCAAGGCTGGGAAGCAGCATTGGAAGAAGGGCGGGAAATACAGCGGCAAGGGATCCCGTGTCTCCAACTATCGCCAGCACGATCTCAAGGCGCCTCCCAAAGGGCACCGCTGGGTGCGCGACGGCAATGATTTCCTGCTTGTCGCCGTCGGCACAGGCGTCATCGCGTCAATCGTGAACGGCCGGTGA
- a CDS encoding response regulator yields MSDNTHILIVDDDSEIRSLLARYLGGQGFRISVAADRRECESRIADGSPELIVLDVMLPDGSGLDICRDLQQRRPRIPVILLTALKEDVDRIIGLELGADDYLGKPFNPRELVARIKAVLRRAGRDEPPAPETRIYAFADFEANPELRSVIDRTGAEVDLTGAEFDLLRVFLERPGRLLSRDQLLDMTQGRHRDPLDRSIDVLMSRLRRKLGDGDRGSLFKTVRNGGYQLVVPVKTMTDAQ; encoded by the coding sequence ATGAGCGACAACACCCATATCCTGATCGTGGACGACGACTCCGAGATCCGCTCCCTTCTCGCGCGCTACCTCGGCGGGCAGGGGTTTCGCATTTCGGTCGCCGCCGACCGGCGCGAATGCGAAAGCCGCATCGCCGATGGCAGTCCCGAGCTGATCGTCCTCGACGTGATGCTGCCGGACGGCTCCGGCCTCGACATCTGCCGCGACCTGCAGCAGCGGCGGCCGCGTATTCCGGTCATTCTCCTGACCGCCCTCAAGGAGGATGTGGACCGTATCATCGGGCTCGAACTCGGCGCCGACGACTATCTCGGCAAGCCGTTCAACCCGCGCGAACTCGTTGCCCGGATCAAGGCGGTGCTGCGCAGGGCCGGCCGCGACGAACCGCCCGCTCCCGAAACGAGGATCTATGCCTTCGCCGACTTCGAGGCCAATCCGGAGCTGCGCAGCGTTATCGATCGAACGGGCGCCGAAGTCGACCTGACCGGCGCGGAGTTCGACCTCCTGCGCGTGTTCCTCGAGCGGCCCGGCCGGCTTCTGTCGCGCGACCAACTGCTCGACATGACGCAGGGCCGCCACCGCGACCCGCTGGACCGCTCGATCGACGTGCTGATGAGCCGCCTGCGGCGCAAGCTCGGCGACGGAGATCGCGGGTCGCTCTTCAAGACCGTGCGCAACGGCGGCTATCAGCTCGTCGTGCCCGTCAAGACGATGACGGACGCGCAATGA
- a CDS encoding efflux RND transporter permease subunit → MANFFIARPVFAVVLAIATLLAGVMGIYSLSISQYPDIAPVTVRVNATYNGATAEAVENSVTKKIESAMTGLDGLLYMESTSSTGSASISLTFENGTDPELAQVEVQNKLSRVESQLPEAVQDQGVRVSRSPSGILMIGNIISRDGRYTSDELSDIMSSQIEERIERLDGVGSVQSFGSGYAMRIWLDPSLMQKYQLVPGDVTSAIGTQNVQVAAGSVGATPVVQGQQLKANIIAQTQMSSADEFKRIILKTATDGSVVRLADVARVEIGLESYGQKSSFNGMPAAGFGVQLASGANAITTAELVHAELDSLAGSLPTGVEVAYSYETTPFVELSIEKVVETLIEAIILVFVVLLLFLQNLRATLIPMIAVPVVLLGTFGVLAALGYSINMLTMFAMVLAIGLLVDDAIVVVENVERIMRDEKLSAREATEKSMGEITGALLGIALVLTAVFIPMAFFSGSVGVIYRQFSVTIASAMLLSVLVAVILTPALCALMLKPSHEGFIARWLGWFERGLDRTTGGYARSVRALVGRPLRMFIVFAALIAAAYGLFTRLPTSFLPEEDQGVLMTQITLPAGANAARTQAVIDIVENYFLTRETDAVQSVFMTLGFGFSGSGENTAMAFVRLKDFDLRTEDRLSASSVAQRASGYFRQIRDAEVFVLAPPAIQGLGQSSGFSMYLEDTGNQGRDALTAASNALADAANGNAVIQNLRGNTRTLEAQLKIDIDQEKAGALGIDLSAINSLITTAFSGTNVNDFIYRGEIKPVYVQADAPFRMQPDDINRWYAKNDSGEMVPFSAFATTQWVQGSPSLARFNGTAAVSINGSAAPGASSGDAMDEAERLVAELPGGYGASWSGLSYQERLAGSQAAMLYAVSLLVVFLCLAALYESWSVPFSVIFAVPVGVFGALLAAWLFDQSNDVYFKVGLLTTIGLTAKNAILIVEFARDLAAQGRSAVDAVVEAARLRLRPILMTSLAFILGVLPLARASGAGSAAQNAIGIGVMGGMIAATVLGVFFVPLLFVSVTRLTEKWRGRGGKLQQAEQHKG, encoded by the coding sequence ATCGCGAACTTCTTCATCGCCCGTCCCGTCTTCGCGGTCGTCCTGGCAATCGCAACGCTGCTCGCCGGCGTGATGGGCATCTATTCGCTGTCGATCTCGCAATATCCGGACATTGCACCGGTCACTGTGCGCGTCAACGCGACCTACAACGGCGCCACCGCCGAGGCGGTCGAGAACTCAGTCACCAAGAAGATCGAGAGCGCGATGACCGGCCTGGACGGCCTGCTCTACATGGAATCGACGTCGAGCACCGGCTCGGCCTCGATCTCGCTGACCTTCGAGAACGGCACCGACCCCGAGCTGGCGCAGGTCGAGGTGCAGAACAAGCTCTCCCGCGTCGAATCGCAGCTTCCGGAAGCGGTGCAGGACCAGGGCGTGCGCGTCAGCCGCTCGCCGTCCGGCATCCTGATGATCGGCAACATCATCTCCCGCGACGGCCGCTACACCTCCGACGAGCTGTCCGACATCATGTCGAGCCAGATCGAGGAACGCATCGAGCGGCTCGACGGCGTGGGGTCCGTGCAGTCCTTCGGCTCCGGCTACGCCATGCGTATCTGGCTCGATCCGTCGCTGATGCAGAAGTACCAGCTGGTGCCGGGTGACGTGACGTCGGCGATCGGCACGCAGAACGTGCAGGTCGCGGCCGGTTCCGTGGGCGCAACGCCGGTCGTGCAGGGCCAGCAGCTCAAGGCGAACATCATCGCGCAGACGCAGATGTCGTCCGCCGACGAGTTCAAGCGGATCATCCTCAAGACGGCGACCGACGGTTCCGTGGTTCGGCTGGCCGATGTGGCCCGCGTCGAGATCGGCCTTGAAAGCTACGGGCAGAAGTCCAGCTTCAACGGCATGCCGGCCGCCGGCTTCGGCGTGCAGCTCGCGTCGGGCGCGAATGCCATCACGACCGCCGAGCTGGTGCATGCCGAGCTCGACAGCCTTGCCGGATCACTGCCCACTGGTGTCGAGGTCGCCTATTCCTACGAGACGACACCGTTCGTCGAACTGTCGATCGAGAAGGTGGTGGAGACGCTGATCGAGGCGATCATCCTCGTCTTCGTCGTGCTTCTGCTCTTCCTGCAGAACCTGCGCGCCACGCTCATCCCGATGATCGCGGTGCCGGTCGTGCTGCTGGGTACGTTCGGCGTGCTGGCCGCGCTCGGCTACTCGATCAACATGCTCACCATGTTCGCCATGGTGCTCGCCATCGGCCTCCTGGTCGACGATGCGATCGTCGTGGTCGAGAACGTCGAGCGCATCATGCGCGACGAGAAGCTTTCCGCGCGCGAGGCGACGGAGAAGTCGATGGGCGAGATCACCGGCGCGCTTCTCGGCATCGCGCTCGTGCTGACGGCCGTGTTCATTCCGATGGCGTTCTTCTCCGGCTCGGTCGGCGTCATCTACCGGCAGTTCTCGGTCACCATCGCCAGCGCCATGCTCTTGTCAGTGCTGGTCGCCGTCATCCTGACGCCGGCGCTCTGCGCGCTGATGCTCAAGCCGTCGCACGAGGGGTTCATCGCCCGCTGGCTCGGATGGTTCGAACGCGGGCTCGACAGGACGACCGGAGGATATGCCCGCTCCGTCCGCGCGCTTGTCGGGCGGCCCCTGCGCATGTTCATCGTCTTCGCCGCACTGATTGCAGCCGCTTACGGCCTCTTCACGCGGCTGCCGACCTCCTTCCTTCCGGAAGAGGACCAGGGCGTGCTGATGACGCAGATCACCCTTCCCGCCGGCGCCAATGCCGCCCGCACGCAGGCGGTGATCGACATCGTGGAGAACTACTTCCTCACGCGGGAGACCGACGCAGTGCAGAGCGTGTTCATGACGCTGGGGTTCGGCTTCAGCGGCAGTGGCGAGAACACGGCGATGGCCTTCGTGCGGCTGAAGGATTTCGACCTGCGCACCGAGGACCGGCTGTCGGCCTCGTCGGTGGCGCAACGCGCCTCGGGCTATTTCCGGCAGATCCGCGATGCGGAGGTTTTCGTGCTGGCGCCGCCGGCGATCCAGGGGCTCGGCCAGTCGAGCGGCTTCTCCATGTATCTGGAGGACACCGGCAATCAGGGCCGCGATGCGCTGACGGCGGCCAGCAACGCGCTGGCGGACGCCGCGAACGGCAATGCTGTGATCCAGAACCTGCGCGGCAACACGCGGACGCTGGAGGCGCAGCTCAAGATCGACATCGACCAGGAGAAGGCCGGCGCGCTGGGCATCGACCTCTCGGCCATCAACAGCCTGATCACCACCGCCTTCTCAGGCACCAACGTCAACGACTTCATCTATCGCGGCGAGATCAAGCCGGTCTACGTGCAGGCCGACGCGCCGTTCCGCATGCAGCCAGACGACATCAATCGCTGGTATGCAAAGAACGACAGCGGCGAGATGGTGCCCTTCTCGGCCTTCGCCACGACGCAATGGGTGCAGGGCTCGCCGTCGCTGGCGCGCTTCAACGGCACGGCGGCCGTGTCGATCAACGGATCGGCCGCGCCCGGCGCCAGCTCCGGCGACGCGATGGACGAAGCCGAACGTCTCGTCGCGGAGCTGCCCGGAGGATACGGCGCGTCCTGGTCAGGACTCTCCTACCAGGAGCGGCTGGCCGGCTCGCAGGCGGCGATGCTTTATGCCGTGTCGCTCCTCGTCGTGTTCTTGTGTCTCGCCGCGCTCTACGAGAGCTGGTCCGTCCCCTTCTCCGTCATCTTCGCTGTGCCGGTCGGCGTGTTCGGCGCGCTCCTGGCGGCATGGCTCTTCGACCAGTCGAACGACGTCTACTTCAAGGTGGGGCTGCTGACGACGATCGGCCTGACGGCCAAGAACGCGATCCTCATCGTCGAGTTCGCCCGCGACCTTGCAGCGCAGGGCCGCAGCGCGGTGGACGCAGTGGTCGAGGCGGCGCGGCTGCGCCTGCGCCCGATCCTGATGACCTCGCTTGCCTTCATCCTTGGCGTCCTGCCGCTGGCGCGCGCCAGCGGCGCGGGCTCCGCCGCGCAGAACGCGATCGGCATCGGCGTGATGGGCGGCATGATCGCGGCCACCGTGCTCGGCGTGTTCTTCGTGCCGCTGCTCTTCGTCAGCGTGACCAGACTGACCGAGAAATGGCGCGGGCGTGGCGGCAAGCTGCAGCAAGCCGAACAACACAAGGGATAG
- a CDS encoding DUF808 domain-containing protein, with the protein MSVGLIALLDDVAALAKAAAASLDDVAGQAAQASTKAAGVVIDDAAVTPRYVTGFSPARELPIIWKIALGSLRNKLLFLLPAALALSLFVPQAITPLLMLGGLYLCYEGTEKIYELLFPHAAHAHEAEIEGTSLDAKTFEDEKVAGAIRTDFILSAEIMTITLGSVPDAGLPTQAAVLAVVGILITIGVYGVVALIVKADDFGLMLARGSSRSPLAVLSRAIGRGLVQGMPYFLKLLGMVGTAAMIWVGGGIILHGFEQYGYGWLSHLLHDAGDMAAHAVPAIGAFSSWLVQAAGAGLVGIAIGAVAIVAVSLLVSPVLRWIRARSGTAASTPRVMQHDD; encoded by the coding sequence ATGAGTGTCGGTCTGATCGCCCTTCTCGACGACGTCGCAGCGCTCGCCAAGGCGGCTGCGGCCTCGCTCGACGACGTCGCTGGGCAGGCGGCACAGGCAAGCACGAAGGCCGCTGGCGTCGTTATCGACGACGCAGCCGTGACGCCGCGATACGTCACCGGCTTCTCCCCCGCGCGCGAACTGCCCATCATCTGGAAGATCGCGCTCGGCTCGCTAAGGAACAAGCTGCTCTTCCTGCTGCCGGCCGCATTGGCACTGAGCCTGTTCGTGCCGCAGGCCATCACGCCCCTGCTCATGCTCGGCGGCCTCTATCTCTGCTACGAGGGTACCGAGAAGATCTACGAACTTCTCTTCCCGCATGCCGCCCACGCGCATGAGGCCGAGATCGAGGGAACCTCGCTCGACGCCAAGACCTTCGAAGACGAGAAGGTGGCGGGAGCGATCAGGACGGACTTCATCCTCTCGGCCGAGATCATGACCATCACGCTGGGCTCGGTGCCGGATGCCGGGCTGCCAACGCAGGCGGCGGTGCTGGCCGTCGTCGGCATCCTGATCACCATCGGCGTCTACGGCGTCGTGGCGCTGATCGTGAAGGCCGACGACTTCGGACTGATGCTGGCACGCGGCTCGTCGCGCTCGCCCCTCGCCGTGCTGTCGCGCGCCATCGGTCGCGGGCTGGTGCAGGGCATGCCCTATTTCCTGAAGCTGCTCGGAATGGTCGGCACCGCCGCGATGATCTGGGTGGGCGGCGGCATCATCCTCCACGGGTTCGAGCAATACGGCTACGGCTGGCTGAGCCATCTCCTGCACGATGCCGGCGACATGGCCGCACACGCCGTGCCCGCCATCGGCGCTTTCTCGTCCTGGCTGGTCCAGGCCGCCGGTGCCGGCCTCGTGGGCATCGCGATCGGAGCGGTCGCCATTGTGGCGGTCAGCCTGCTGGTTTCGCCTGTCCTGCGATGGATCAGGGCGCGTTCCGGCACCGCCGCATCGACGCCCAGAGTAATGCAGCACGACGACTGA
- a CDS encoding FadR/GntR family transcriptional regulator has translation MLKAAISGERIRNSHALVVDALGRAIVGGDYPRGSTLPGDFELAARFGVSRTVLREAMKTLAAKGMIVAKARIGTRVTDKSTWNYFDADILRWHLDNGADSRFMTHLAEMRLAFEPYAARLACRHATPKDVEQMLAHADAMENATSLEGFALADLAFHMALAEASKNPFMYSVGALVEAALVTSFRLSSPFGEAARQSSSAAKHRRIAQAIARRDETEAAAAVEVVITEGRDRVGLKLAEI, from the coding sequence ATGCTCAAGGCGGCGATCTCGGGCGAGCGCATCCGCAACAGCCACGCGCTGGTGGTGGACGCGCTCGGGCGGGCGATCGTCGGCGGCGACTATCCGCGCGGCTCCACCCTGCCGGGGGACTTCGAACTCGCCGCCCGTTTCGGCGTGTCGCGCACCGTGCTGCGCGAGGCGATGAAGACGCTGGCCGCCAAGGGCATGATCGTCGCCAAGGCGCGTATCGGCACCCGCGTGACGGACAAGTCGACCTGGAACTATTTCGACGCCGACATCCTGCGCTGGCATCTCGACAACGGCGCCGACAGCCGGTTCATGACGCATCTCGCCGAGATGCGGCTGGCCTTCGAGCCCTACGCCGCGCGCCTCGCCTGCCGCCACGCGACGCCGAAGGACGTCGAGCAGATGCTCGCACATGCCGACGCGATGGAGAACGCCACCTCGCTGGAGGGCTTCGCGCTCGCCGACCTCGCCTTCCATATGGCGCTGGCCGAGGCGTCGAAGAACCCATTCATGTATTCGGTCGGTGCGCTGGTAGAGGCCGCGCTTGTCACGAGCTTCCGCCTCAGCTCCCCGTTCGGCGAGGCCGCGCGCCAGTCCAGCTCGGCAGCCAAGCACCGCCGGATCGCGCAGGCCATCGCGCGCAGGGACGAAACGGAGGCCGCAGCCGCCGTCGAGGTGGTTATCACAGAAGGCCGCGACCGGGTCGGGCTGAAGCTCGCGGAAATCTAG